From a region of the Salinispira pacifica genome:
- a CDS encoding pyridoxal phosphate-dependent aminotransferase, with product MMNWSEFGKKLTSRSGILELMDDLGKAMQSSGEKYMLGGGNPGNIPEMNRVWRRRMQEILANGDEFERGLGNYDTPQGKGSYLNNIADMLRGEYGWDLGPENIAVTNGSQSAFFMLFNLLSGELDSSRGEGAGTIPHSRSAGEPADAAASPPGGRATRQILLPLMPEYIGYADQGIGHEHFRAYKPEIEIIDDNYFKYHVDFDSVVLGPNDAAVCVSRPTNPTGNVLSDEEVNRLDQLARDHDVPLLLDNAYGTPFPNMIFTDARPIWNENIVLGMSLSKIGLPSTRTGIIIAREEIVQAISAVNAIMSLANNTLGQMITGPLIESGEILKLSNEVVRPFYRDKSMRAQEAVLRHMKGLPCRIHLSEGALFLWLWFDHPDIDTAVLYERLKARQVIIVPGKYFFYGIDEEWEHRNQCIRINFAQSDDVVDEGIRRIAEEVREMIDA from the coding sequence ATGATGAACTGGTCGGAATTCGGAAAAAAACTCACCTCCCGCAGCGGTATCCTGGAACTCATGGATGATCTGGGCAAGGCCATGCAGTCCAGCGGTGAAAAGTACATGCTGGGCGGGGGCAATCCCGGGAACATCCCTGAGATGAACCGGGTCTGGCGCAGAAGAATGCAGGAAATTCTTGCCAACGGCGATGAATTTGAACGGGGACTGGGCAACTACGACACCCCCCAGGGCAAAGGCAGCTATCTGAATAATATCGCAGATATGCTCCGGGGAGAGTACGGCTGGGATCTCGGCCCTGAGAATATTGCCGTCACAAACGGAAGCCAGTCCGCCTTTTTCATGCTGTTCAATCTGCTCTCCGGTGAACTTGACAGCAGCAGGGGCGAAGGTGCGGGAACCATCCCCCACAGCCGCAGCGCCGGAGAACCCGCAGATGCCGCCGCTTCACCGCCCGGCGGACGGGCTACCCGTCAGATTCTTCTTCCCCTCATGCCCGAATACATCGGCTATGCCGATCAGGGTATCGGCCATGAACACTTCCGGGCCTACAAGCCGGAAATTGAAATAATAGACGATAATTATTTCAAATATCATGTGGATTTCGACAGCGTTGTTCTGGGGCCCAACGATGCGGCGGTTTGCGTATCCCGTCCCACCAATCCCACGGGAAATGTATTAAGCGATGAAGAGGTGAACCGGCTGGATCAGCTGGCCAGGGATCATGATGTTCCTCTGCTTCTGGATAACGCATACGGTACGCCGTTTCCCAACATGATTTTCACCGACGCCCGGCCCATCTGGAATGAGAATATCGTTCTGGGTATGAGTCTCTCCAAAATCGGGCTGCCTTCCACCCGCACAGGAATAATCATTGCCCGGGAGGAGATCGTTCAGGCAATATCTGCGGTCAACGCCATCATGAGCCTGGCGAATAATACTCTGGGTCAGATGATCACCGGTCCGCTCATAGAATCCGGGGAGATCCTGAAGCTGAGCAACGAAGTGGTACGCCCCTTCTACCGGGATAAATCCATGAGAGCCCAGGAAGCTGTACTGAGACACATGAAGGGGCTGCCCTGCCGTATTCACCTGAGTGAGGGTGCGCTCTTTCTCTGGCTCTGGTTTGATCATCCTGATATTGATACTGCAGTCCTCTATGAGAGACTGAAAGCCCGGCAGGTAATAATCGTACCGGGCAAATACTTCTTTTACGGAATCGACGAAGAGTGGGAGCACAGGAATCAATGTATCAGAATCAATTTTGCCCAGAGCGATGATGTTGTGGATGAAGGGATACGGAGGATCGCCGAAGAGGTTCGGGAGATGATCGATGCCTGA
- the yhbY gene encoding ribosome assembly RNA-binding protein YhbY has protein sequence MNNAQRNFLKKAAHSLKPVVMIGQNGLNEQVLKAAEEAIESHELIKVKFQDYKEAKREIADELCNSLNAESVSIIGNILTIYRPARDPGKRSIRLPD, from the coding sequence TTGAATAATGCACAAAGAAATTTCCTGAAGAAGGCTGCGCATAGTCTGAAACCGGTGGTGATGATCGGTCAAAACGGTTTAAACGAACAGGTGCTGAAAGCGGCAGAAGAAGCGATTGAGTCCCATGAGCTTATAAAAGTGAAATTTCAGGATTATAAAGAAGCCAAACGGGAAATAGCAGACGAACTCTGCAACAGCCTGAACGCCGAGAGTGTGAGCATAATCGGAAACATACTCACTATCTACCGGCCTGCACGGGATCCCGGGAAGCGCAGCATCCGCCTGCCGGACTGA
- a CDS encoding metal ABC transporter ATP-binding protein, whose amino-acid sequence MSILTRLQYGGQCDLPAVPHTDALEISEVSYRYPNSQKKALENVTLHIQPGERLALVGPNGAGKSTLLQLILGMKKEQQGAIRVYGNPAHHCRHRVAIVPQRASVDWNFPLTVRQVVTMGRYVHLGWMRRPGNRDKEKVDEAMETMGISDLSSRQISQLSGGQQQRVMLARTLAHDADLLLLDEPLNHVDIKTQELIFHTIERLSKAGKTAIVSTHDLGVLTVHFNRAVFLDRRVIADGPVDEVITPRTIAKAYGFEFHKDYHND is encoded by the coding sequence ATGAGCATATTAACCCGGCTTCAATACGGCGGACAGTGCGATCTGCCGGCGGTTCCCCACACCGATGCACTTGAAATCTCTGAGGTAAGCTACCGCTACCCCAACTCCCAGAAGAAAGCTCTTGAAAATGTGACCCTGCATATCCAGCCGGGAGAACGGCTGGCACTGGTGGGACCCAACGGCGCAGGAAAATCCACTCTGCTACAACTGATTCTGGGAATGAAAAAGGAACAGCAGGGTGCAATCAGGGTGTATGGAAACCCCGCCCATCACTGTCGTCACAGGGTTGCCATAGTACCCCAGCGTGCTTCCGTGGACTGGAATTTTCCCCTTACCGTCCGCCAGGTGGTAACCATGGGACGATATGTGCATCTGGGCTGGATGCGCCGGCCAGGCAACCGGGATAAAGAAAAGGTGGATGAAGCAATGGAGACCATGGGAATATCTGATCTCAGTTCCCGTCAGATATCCCAGCTCTCCGGAGGACAGCAGCAGCGGGTCATGCTTGCCCGCACCCTGGCCCACGATGCGGATCTCCTTCTTCTGGATGAACCCCTGAATCACGTGGACATCAAAACCCAGGAACTCATATTCCACACCATTGAACGACTGAGCAAGGCGGGGAAAACCGCCATTGTGAGCACCCACGACCTGGGTGTGCTCACCGTCCACTTCAACCGTGCGGTATTTCTTGACCGCAGGGTGATCGCCGACGGACCTGTGGATGAGGTAATTACGCCCCGAACCATAGCCAAAGCCTACGGCTTTGAATTTCACAAGGACTATCACAATGATTGA
- a CDS encoding zinc-binding dehydrogenase, with protein sequence MLELESPFDLLQSRSMAVPDREHAGALEEIRLAHSPIPRPGHALVKIHRAGVAFGDIIRSTDSILRIREFPWTPGYDISGEIISFTPADHDDRFPKEFRTTLEKTLKPGTPVAAFCTEGGYSQYVELPLELLVPIPGDLSYDDSCALVLNYLTAWQMMFRVAKLPRLQLEGRQQPAVFVQSAAGGVGTAVLQLAQAFNIRAYGTASPEKHDLVHKLGGIPLDYRDKDLVSRILQEEPGGLDAVFETRGFDSAVTSRKLLKPKGRIVLFGFLEHHSNMDIYRRLRFVLKGARFFLPLQNGRSSLYLINPGRNIVHYREDLERLLHLGNDGILQPVISAVLPLEDAEEGWNLMKERKSRGKILLDPFYSENS encoded by the coding sequence ATGCTTGAACTTGAATCACCCTTCGACCTTCTCCAATCCAGATCCATGGCGGTGCCCGACAGGGAACATGCGGGAGCATTGGAGGAAATCAGACTGGCTCACTCCCCCATCCCCCGTCCGGGACATGCTTTGGTGAAAATTCACCGGGCAGGTGTGGCATTTGGTGATATTATCAGATCCACCGATTCTATCCTCAGAATCAGGGAATTCCCATGGACACCGGGCTACGATATTTCCGGTGAAATTATCAGTTTCACTCCCGCGGATCATGATGACCGGTTCCCGAAGGAATTCCGCACTACTCTTGAAAAGACCCTGAAGCCGGGAACCCCGGTGGCCGCCTTCTGCACAGAGGGAGGGTACTCCCAATATGTTGAACTGCCGCTTGAACTTCTGGTGCCGATCCCCGGTGATCTCAGCTACGACGACTCCTGTGCTTTGGTGCTGAACTACCTTACCGCCTGGCAGATGATGTTCAGAGTGGCGAAACTCCCCCGGCTGCAGCTTGAAGGCAGGCAGCAGCCTGCAGTATTTGTACAGTCGGCTGCAGGCGGTGTGGGTACGGCAGTTCTGCAGTTGGCCCAGGCCTTCAATATTCGGGCATACGGAACCGCATCTCCGGAAAAACACGATCTTGTGCACAAACTTGGTGGAATTCCCCTGGATTACCGGGATAAGGATCTTGTATCCCGAATACTTCAGGAAGAGCCGGGCGGATTGGATGCGGTCTTTGAAACCCGGGGATTTGACAGTGCAGTAACAAGCCGGAAGCTGTTGAAACCCAAGGGGAGGATCGTGCTCTTCGGATTTCTTGAGCACCATTCCAACATGGACATATACCGAAGACTTCGCTTCGTCCTCAAGGGGGCGAGATTCTTCCTCCCCCTACAAAATGGCCGTTCGTCCCTCTACCTGATAAATCCCGGAAGGAATATTGTTCATTATCGGGAAGATCTGGAACGCCTGCTTCACCTGGGAAATGACGGCATTCTGCAGCCGGTAATATCCGCCGTATTACCCCTTGAGGATGCGGAAGAGGGCTGGAATCTGATGAAGGAACGAAAAAGCCGGGGAAAAATTCTTCTGGATCCGTTTTACTCTGAAAATTCCTGA
- a CDS encoding aminotransferase class V-fold PLP-dependent enzyme gives MNLEDYFARFRKKTIGWNHTINTPMGTRPLIYADWIASGRLYEDIEDTIRNQIGPMVANTHSEASATGKAMTRAYHLAGDIIKNHVNAGPEDILISAGSGMTAVVNKLQRMLGLRRPPQSKEGVDFSRGLPRVKPSKRCDTVVFITHMEHHSNHISWLESCAEVVVLEPDDSLQVNPEELERKLKEYEDTALKIGSFSAASNVTGFIPPYRELARIMHRHGGYAFVDFAASAPYVEIDMHPEHDQWGYLDGIFFSPHKFLGGPGSSGVLVFNRKLYHNRIPDNPGGGTVNWTNRWGERSYVTDIEAREDGGTPPFLQTMRTALAIRLKEQMGVKNIAAREKELLQQAVEGLSRVPGLQFLGADGEFPRNEQLAVLSFFIRDIHHNLIVALLNDRFGIQVRGGCSCAGTYGHWLLHVSREDSLRITREIERGDLSEKPGWVRISLHPSMSNGELDAIIHGVHQIASKAGEWEKDYRFNPKSGEFDYVPRENVNSPSGGGAENAGDYDSSGSNESSWFDL, from the coding sequence ATGAATCTGGAAGACTATTTTGCCCGATTCCGGAAAAAGACCATCGGATGGAATCATACAATCAACACCCCCATGGGAACTCGGCCGCTGATTTACGCCGACTGGATTGCCAGCGGCAGACTATATGAGGATATTGAAGATACGATCAGGAATCAGATAGGTCCCATGGTTGCCAACACCCACAGCGAAGCCAGCGCAACCGGGAAGGCCATGACCCGGGCGTATCACCTTGCCGGAGATATCATCAAAAACCATGTGAACGCCGGCCCTGAAGATATTCTCATATCTGCAGGAAGCGGCATGACCGCAGTGGTGAATAAACTGCAGCGCATGCTTGGTCTCCGCCGCCCTCCACAGAGCAAGGAAGGCGTGGATTTCAGCCGGGGCCTGCCCAGAGTCAAACCTTCCAAGCGCTGCGATACGGTGGTATTTATCACTCACATGGAGCATCACTCCAACCACATCAGCTGGCTGGAAAGCTGTGCCGAAGTAGTGGTTCTGGAGCCGGATGACAGCCTGCAGGTAAACCCCGAAGAACTTGAGCGGAAGCTGAAAGAGTATGAAGATACCGCCCTGAAGATCGGCAGTTTCAGCGCAGCAAGCAACGTGACCGGATTCATTCCTCCCTATCGTGAACTTGCCCGGATTATGCACCGCCACGGAGGATACGCATTTGTGGATTTTGCCGCCTCGGCACCCTACGTGGAGATAGACATGCATCCGGAACATGATCAATGGGGATACCTGGACGGGATCTTTTTCTCACCCCACAAGTTTCTTGGAGGGCCCGGCAGTTCAGGTGTGCTGGTTTTTAACCGAAAGCTGTATCACAACCGGATACCTGATAATCCCGGGGGGGGAACGGTAAACTGGACCAATCGCTGGGGAGAACGAAGCTATGTTACAGATATTGAAGCCCGGGAGGACGGAGGTACGCCCCCCTTTCTCCAGACCATGCGCACTGCCCTGGCAATCAGACTGAAGGAGCAGATGGGGGTGAAAAACATCGCAGCCAGGGAGAAGGAGCTTCTCCAACAGGCGGTGGAGGGGCTGTCCCGGGTTCCGGGGCTTCAGTTCCTGGGGGCCGACGGAGAATTTCCCCGGAATGAGCAACTGGCCGTTCTCTCGTTTTTTATCAGAGATATTCATCACAATCTCATTGTCGCCCTGCTGAATGACCGCTTCGGCATTCAGGTGCGGGGCGGCTGTTCATGTGCAGGCACATACGGCCACTGGCTGCTTCATGTCAGCAGGGAGGACTCTCTGCGGATCACCCGGGAAATAGAACGGGGGGATCTCAGCGAAAAACCCGGATGGGTGAGAATCAGCCTTCATCCCTCTATGAGCAATGGTGAGCTGGATGCAATCATTCACGGGGTGCATCAGATCGCCTCAAAAGCAGGTGAATGGGAAAAGGATTACCGCTTCAACCCCAAAAGCGGCGAGTTTGACTATGTACCCCGGGAAAACGTCAATTCCCCGTCCGGGGGAGGGGCTGAAAATGCGGGGGATTATGATTCATCCGGCAGCAATGAATCCTCGTGGTTTGACCTCTGA
- a CDS encoding NAD(P)-dependent oxidoreductase, which translates to MKILIADKLSDNAVKALENMGASVRLEPDAAAGDLPQLMNDAEILIVRSTKVNKAAMDAASSLSLIIRAGAGVNTIDLEYASALGIHVANCPGKNADAVAELTIGHMIALDRNIVDNSIDLRNGVWNKKGYSKARGLKGRTLGILGLGSIGTKVAAVAQVMGMNVQAWSRSLTEQKAKTMGLGFCPTPMDLARSSDIVSIHLAASNDTRHLVDRSFLEAMKESAFLINTSRGEIVDSAALMEICSSKSLKIALDVYEDEPGASEKTFPHTELAQLITGTHHIGASTQQAADAIADEVVKIVESYRSSGKPLHPVNARDKSTAQFNLVVRHFNKVGVLAAVLDALRNADINIEEMENSIFSGGEAAVCTLKLDDRPSDVILNEISSMDNIIKASLK; encoded by the coding sequence ATGAAAATACTAATTGCCGATAAACTATCAGATAATGCCGTGAAGGCCCTTGAAAACATGGGAGCCTCGGTGAGGCTTGAACCCGACGCTGCAGCCGGGGATCTCCCCCAACTCATGAACGATGCGGAGATACTCATCGTTCGATCCACAAAGGTGAACAAAGCCGCCATGGATGCGGCAAGCAGCCTGAGCCTCATCATCCGGGCCGGTGCAGGAGTGAACACCATTGACCTGGAATACGCGTCCGCACTTGGAATCCATGTGGCCAACTGCCCCGGCAAAAATGCCGATGCCGTTGCAGAGCTCACAATAGGACATATGATCGCCCTGGACCGCAATATTGTGGACAACAGCATTGATCTCCGCAATGGAGTATGGAACAAAAAGGGCTACAGCAAAGCCCGGGGGCTGAAAGGCCGAACCCTGGGAATTCTGGGTCTGGGCTCCATCGGAACCAAGGTGGCCGCAGTTGCCCAGGTGATGGGAATGAATGTTCAGGCGTGGTCCCGGAGCCTTACCGAACAGAAGGCAAAGACCATGGGCCTGGGATTCTGCCCCACCCCCATGGATCTGGCACGGAGTTCGGATATCGTCAGCATTCATCTTGCAGCCAGTAATGACACCCGGCATCTCGTGGACCGCAGTTTTCTGGAAGCCATGAAAGAATCGGCGTTTCTGATCAATACATCCAGGGGTGAAATCGTGGACAGTGCGGCTCTTATGGAAATATGCAGCTCTAAATCTCTCAAAATAGCCCTGGATGTGTATGAAGATGAACCTGGGGCTTCGGAAAAAACGTTTCCACACACAGAACTTGCACAGCTTATTACCGGAACCCATCATATCGGCGCTTCCACCCAACAGGCGGCTGACGCCATAGCCGATGAAGTGGTAAAGATTGTAGAAAGCTACCGCAGCTCTGGAAAACCCCTGCACCCTGTGAATGCCAGAGACAAGAGCACCGCCCAGTTCAATCTGGTGGTGCGCCACTTTAACAAGGTGGGCGTTCTGGCCGCGGTGCTTGATGCCCTGCGCAACGCCGATATCAATATAGAAGAGATGGAAAATTCCATTTTCTCCGGGGGCGAAGCCGCAGTGTGTACCCTGAAGCTGGATGACCGTCCCTCGGATGTGATTTTGAATGAAATATCTTCCATGGATAATATCATCAAGGCTTCACTGAAATAA
- a CDS encoding metal ABC transporter permease has product MIELIMEPLQYGFILRGLAAGLLAGISCALLSSFVVWRGMAFMGDAMAHAILPGIVAAYAWGFSLILGALGAAVVAVFAIGIISSRSSLKEDSAIGIVFAGLFALGILLLSRIASYQDLSHILFGNILGVSKADLITMSLVALGVLGVLASSFKELLVASFDPTHAVAIGISPSLIRYLLLLLLAFTTVIAIQSVGVVLVLALLVTPGATASVLTNKLGRMMGISVLTAIVSTGLGFYASYYWNTASGPTIVLVLIAIFSLAMLISFLRSTFSGSGNSSEHTAEESS; this is encoded by the coding sequence ATGATTGAACTTATCATGGAACCTCTCCAATACGGATTTATTCTCCGAGGGCTGGCAGCCGGACTGCTGGCGGGAATTTCCTGTGCGCTGCTCAGCTCCTTCGTGGTGTGGAGGGGCATGGCGTTCATGGGAGATGCCATGGCCCATGCAATTCTGCCGGGAATTGTTGCCGCATATGCCTGGGGATTCAGTCTGATACTGGGAGCCCTGGGGGCGGCGGTTGTAGCCGTTTTTGCCATCGGGATAATCAGCAGCCGCAGTTCACTGAAGGAAGACAGCGCCATTGGAATTGTGTTTGCAGGTCTGTTCGCTTTGGGTATCCTGCTGCTCAGCAGAATTGCAAGCTATCAGGACCTCAGTCACATCCTGTTCGGAAACATTCTCGGCGTATCCAAAGCCGACCTTATTACCATGTCCCTGGTAGCCCTGGGGGTACTGGGGGTGCTGGCTAGCAGTTTCAAGGAACTTCTGGTGGCCTCCTTCGACCCCACCCATGCAGTTGCCATCGGCATCTCGCCTTCGCTGATCCGCTACCTTCTCCTTCTTCTCCTTGCTTTCACTACGGTAATTGCAATTCAGTCGGTGGGAGTCGTTCTGGTTCTGGCCCTGCTGGTCACCCCCGGGGCAACCGCATCTGTTCTGACCAACAAACTCGGCAGAATGATGGGAATTTCGGTGCTTACCGCCATTGTATCTACCGGTCTGGGATTTTACGCTTCCTATTACTGGAACACCGCTTCCGGGCCTACAATTGTACTGGTTCTCATAGCTATATTTTCTCTGGCGATGCTCATATCCTTTCTGCGCAGCACATTTTCCGGGTCCGGGAACAGCTCCGAACATACCGCAGAAGAAAGCAGCTAA
- a CDS encoding AMP-dependent synthetase/ligase has translation MSKNITQTFAEVAERLPSQPVQYSKDETGEFQPVSFSQLYSEVEKMAAGLASMGIGRNDLVGLISENRKEWLVADLAVLSLGAADVPRGNDSMPEEIAFILGFTEVSTTFAENAAQVEKLISIQKDMPELKRIIVLDQDFQLKELKSKAADRKSLEILKYHEVIQAGEKFLQNDPDYVKKEVEKGSREDLATIIFTSGTTGEPKGVQLSHANYMAQVDLIDTKIRIGAGDIWLAVLPVWHSFERVMQYIAVLYGCSLAYSKPVGKIMLEDFQKVNPTWMASVPRIWEAVRLGVIKSVNAGSKVKKSLFFFFLGVGKLYRYFHNMVFSRLPSFKRRSRILDALIGFIPMIFFLPGYLLGNLLVFKKIKAKLGTRFVAGISGGGALPSGVDKFFSAVGILLLEGYGLTETAPVVSVRTQWHPVTGSIGTKLECCEIQVRDEAGNVLKPGKKGILYVKGLNVMKGYYKRDEFTRKAIDEEGWFNTGDLAMIAHRGEIRILGRAKDTIVLLGGENVEPLPMEDKMRESMYISQVVALGQDQKFLGALIVPDEENIRQWAKEQGLQVGDYGKFIKGPEVHDLIKSELAEAVSTKNGFKTWERIARFGIIPGPFEVGKELSGKQEIKRHVIYEMYNKEINRIFA, from the coding sequence ATGAGTAAAAATATTACCCAGACCTTTGCAGAAGTGGCGGAAAGACTTCCCTCCCAACCGGTGCAGTACAGCAAGGATGAAACGGGAGAGTTTCAACCGGTAAGCTTTTCACAGCTCTACTCTGAAGTTGAAAAAATGGCTGCCGGACTTGCATCCATGGGTATCGGCCGAAATGACCTTGTAGGTCTCATTTCCGAAAACAGAAAGGAATGGCTGGTGGCGGATCTTGCGGTTCTCAGCCTTGGCGCCGCTGACGTTCCCCGGGGTAATGACTCCATGCCCGAGGAAATTGCGTTTATTCTGGGCTTTACCGAAGTCAGTACAACCTTCGCAGAAAATGCAGCACAGGTGGAAAAGCTCATTTCCATCCAGAAAGATATGCCGGAACTGAAGCGGATTATCGTTCTTGATCAGGACTTTCAGCTGAAGGAGCTGAAATCCAAGGCTGCCGACAGAAAATCACTGGAAATACTGAAATATCATGAAGTGATCCAGGCGGGAGAGAAATTTCTTCAGAACGATCCGGACTATGTGAAAAAGGAAGTTGAGAAAGGCAGCAGGGAAGATCTGGCCACAATCATTTTCACATCGGGCACAACCGGTGAGCCCAAGGGTGTGCAGCTCTCCCATGCCAACTATATGGCCCAGGTGGATCTTATCGATACGAAAATCCGCATCGGTGCGGGTGATATTTGGCTTGCGGTGCTTCCGGTCTGGCATTCATTTGAACGGGTGATGCAGTATATTGCGGTGCTTTACGGTTGCTCCCTTGCCTACTCCAAGCCCGTGGGCAAAATTATGCTGGAAGACTTCCAGAAGGTGAATCCCACCTGGATGGCGTCGGTACCCCGCATCTGGGAGGCCGTCAGACTGGGGGTTATTAAAAGCGTAAATGCAGGCAGCAAGGTGAAAAAGTCCCTCTTCTTCTTTTTCCTGGGAGTGGGAAAACTTTACCGATATTTTCATAACATGGTTTTCAGCAGACTGCCCAGCTTCAAGCGGCGATCCCGGATACTGGACGCCCTGATCGGCTTCATCCCCATGATCTTTTTTCTCCCGGGTTATCTGTTGGGTAACCTTCTTGTATTCAAAAAAATCAAAGCAAAGCTTGGAACCCGATTTGTTGCCGGTATCTCCGGCGGCGGCGCCCTCCCCAGCGGAGTGGACAAGTTCTTTTCCGCCGTGGGAATTCTTCTGCTTGAAGGATACGGTCTCACCGAGACCGCGCCGGTTGTTTCGGTGCGGACCCAATGGCATCCGGTCACCGGATCCATCGGCACCAAACTTGAATGCTGCGAGATCCAGGTCCGGGACGAAGCGGGCAATGTCCTCAAACCCGGGAAAAAAGGCATTCTCTATGTGAAGGGCCTGAATGTGATGAAAGGGTACTACAAGCGGGATGAGTTTACCCGGAAGGCAATCGATGAAGAAGGCTGGTTCAACACCGGCGATCTGGCCATGATTGCACACCGGGGAGAGATCCGCATTCTGGGACGTGCCAAAGATACCATCGTTCTGCTGGGGGGAGAAAATGTTGAACCCTTGCCCATGGAAGATAAGATGCGGGAAAGCATGTATATTTCACAGGTTGTAGCCCTTGGGCAGGATCAGAAATTTCTGGGAGCCCTGATTGTCCCCGACGAAGAGAATATCCGCCAATGGGCCAAAGAACAGGGACTGCAGGTGGGAGATTACGGCAAGTTTATTAAAGGTCCCGAAGTGCACGACCTGATTAAGTCGGAGCTGGCAGAAGCGGTGAGCACCAAAAACGGATTTAAAACCTGGGAACGGATCGCACGCTTTGGAATTATTCCCGGTCCCTTTGAAGTTGGTAAGGAGCTGTCCGGAAAACAGGAAATCAAGCGTCATGTGATCTACGAAATGTACAACAAGGAAATTAACAGGATCTTTGCCTGA
- a CDS encoding DUF2779 domain-containing protein has product MSSDTYPGIRCIDDLFTGWRCPRQLAERLTRRAEEFPGSYWLQASPGTYIEKPSGAGSTHQFLEKTRVLNEFRKILRERYPGIVEVYPGPYQDLLDATARESGGSGSGGSKQGHGIQELESATLELLSQWGASPHTEALHGTPDSPEFSESTEPGILNGVMISRGRILFLDLIQRGAYGGLSITLLKAASKVKDGYVREAAWLSQGLTAAGYQVDDVNVLYLNKDYPRNSSEIFSIQRQKKGHKFMKADIAAEVQRIEAALGSPPYRIESIPGCRSSSCPFCGSENPLPGPGDISRLHRSGGLASKLRAQGITRVKDLHLVKPPLKQKIKPYHWIQHQAELQGQEQVKTEALQNFLDGLKWPLYFLDFECYLEALPRWNGVGMWEHVPFLYSAYRMDNPGSRSESGFSPGSPEKVGSYLIEPGEDRRGELADALIRDLGSEGSILVYGIHFEKAVLRRLASLLDTRRKGLEQIIHRLVDLQKPFAEFSVYHPDQGGKISLKTVLPVLTRHGYEDDKVSSGSDAFIGYYYLMHPELPVPESWDPYARYVREDPRRFYREVESYCDTDTYGMAYLVNALINRLKKG; this is encoded by the coding sequence TCCAGGCGTCCCCCGGCACGTACATTGAAAAACCTTCAGGTGCCGGATCCACTCATCAATTCCTTGAAAAAACCCGGGTTCTCAATGAGTTCCGGAAAATCCTCCGGGAACGTTATCCTGGAATTGTTGAAGTGTATCCCGGTCCATACCAGGATCTGCTTGATGCAACCGCCCGGGAATCAGGCGGTTCCGGGAGCGGGGGCAGCAAGCAGGGACACGGCATTCAGGAACTGGAATCGGCAACTCTGGAGTTACTCTCACAATGGGGAGCCTCCCCACATACCGAAGCATTACACGGAACACCGGATTCACCGGAATTTTCCGAATCAACTGAGCCGGGAATACTTAACGGAGTAATGATTTCCCGGGGCCGTATTCTCTTTTTGGATCTGATTCAACGGGGGGCATACGGCGGCCTGAGCATCACTCTTTTGAAGGCCGCATCCAAGGTGAAGGACGGCTATGTCCGGGAAGCAGCCTGGCTGTCCCAGGGGCTCACCGCTGCAGGGTATCAGGTGGATGACGTGAACGTTCTCTACCTCAACAAGGATTACCCCCGGAACAGCAGTGAAATATTCAGTATCCAGCGCCAGAAGAAAGGGCATAAGTTCATGAAGGCGGATATTGCTGCGGAGGTGCAGCGGATTGAAGCCGCACTGGGCTCACCCCCCTACAGGATCGAATCCATTCCGGGCTGCAGAAGTAGCTCCTGCCCGTTTTGCGGCTCCGAAAATCCCCTTCCGGGTCCCGGCGATATTTCCCGATTACACAGGTCCGGGGGGCTTGCATCAAAGCTGAGAGCACAGGGGATAACCCGGGTGAAAGACCTCCACCTTGTGAAACCGCCTTTGAAACAGAAAATTAAACCCTATCATTGGATTCAGCATCAGGCGGAACTCCAGGGCCAGGAGCAGGTGAAAACCGAGGCCCTTCAAAACTTCCTTGACGGGCTGAAATGGCCTCTCTACTTCCTGGATTTTGAATGCTATCTGGAGGCACTTCCCCGCTGGAACGGAGTGGGGATGTGGGAGCATGTACCTTTTTTGTACTCTGCATATCGAATGGATAATCCCGGATCCCGGAGTGAATCCGGTTTCTCTCCAGGTAGTCCGGAGAAGGTGGGCTCATATCTTATTGAACCCGGTGAAGATCGAAGAGGTGAACTGGCCGATGCCCTGATTCGTGATCTGGGTTCAGAGGGTTCAATTCTGGTCTACGGCATACATTTTGAGAAGGCGGTGCTCCGGCGTCTGGCCTCCCTTCTGGATACCCGAAGGAAGGGGCTTGAACAGATTATTCACCGACTGGTGGATCTGCAGAAGCCCTTTGCCGAGTTCAGCGTGTACCACCCCGATCAGGGCGGCAAAATCAGCCTCAAGACCGTGCTTCCGGTACTCACCCGCCACGGGTATGAAGACGATAAGGTGTCAAGCGGAAGCGATGCGTTTATCGGCTACTACTATCTTATGCATCCGGAACTGCCGGTGCCCGAAAGCTGGGATCCCTATGCCCGATATGTAAGAGAAGATCCCCGGCGGTTCTACCGGGAGGTTGAATCGTATTGTGACACCGACACCTACGGTATGGCCTACCTTGTAAACGCCCTGATTAACCGTCTGAAAAAGGGCTAA